The Terriglobales bacterium genome includes the window TCCGATGATCACGACGATGAAGCCAATGGGATAAAAGCAAAGCGAGATGAATTTCGCCGGTGGAGAGTTCCCGAGATAGCTGAGCGCCAGCGCAACTCCTAGTCCGGTGAGTCCCATTCCGATACCACCGGCAAATCCAGAGAAGAGCAATGCGGGCACAGATCGCGAGAGCTCTTCACGAGCGTTCTTGACCACCTGCTCGAAAATCTCATGCGCCGAACGTCGCGTGCTCTCCTGCATCGGTGGTGAGATGCGGACGCGAGGGGAAACTATGGCCGTCGTAGCGGCGGCTTGGTTGTCGAAAAAGCGAGAGGCAAGAGCGAACACG containing:
- a CDS encoding formate/nitrite transporter family protein, which codes for MAFVFALASRFFDNQAAATTAIVSPRVRISPPMQESTRRSAHEIFEQVVKNAREELSRSVPALLFSGFAGGIGMGLTGLGVALALSYLGNSPPAKFISLCFYPIGFIVVIIG